The nucleotide window TCTGCTCATCGGGAACTCTCACCTGCGTGCTGTCGTGGATGGGTACGTGCCGATGCCGGAGAGCCgcttttcctttgggatcagTGCGACGCCTGGAGGACGTGCTCGCGACATCCGGACAGAGCTGGCAGCGACCGAGCTTGACCGAGGTGGGTACAGTAGCAGCCACCGTGCTAGCAACATATTTAACTTGATCATGTTTATCAACACAtttaacctctgacctttttGTGGTTGACAGTGCCCGATGTAGTGGTTGTCATGGCCACTGGCAACGGGCTCACGGCTcaccagacggtccaccaggcTGCCGAGGAGTTTGGCCAACTCCTGGACCACGTTTGTCGTCGCTGGCCTACGGTGCGTGTTTTACATTCTCCTTGTGTTAATGGTGCTTTGTTTACAAGTTATACATGGTTGcacttgttttgtttatagGTTTGTGTCCTGGATTTTCCACCTCGGCTGAGTGTTGACGCAGAGATCCAGTCGCTTCTTCGGGATGAGTACCGCCGTGTCTCGGCTGCCAGGGGTATGTGAACGTAAAGTTACTGTGTTCACTTGTCTCTCTGAGGATATTACATACTTTAACTTGTtcttttttgtggggggggggtggatattTATTTCAGGACTCCGCTACATCACTGTAGCTGAGCACTTCCCTCTGACCCGCAGGGAGCTGTGGGCCTGGGATGGCGTAAGTACACTTGTCTTCTAAAAGTACATTATTTTGtgaaagttgttttatttaacGTGGGTGAATGGTGTGTTTCAGACGCATCTCAGTGACAGTGCAGGGATGACAATCCTTGTCCGGCTGTTGCGGCAGGCTT belongs to Brachionichthys hirsutus isolate HB-005 unplaced genomic scaffold, CSIRO-AGI_Bhir_v1 contig_351, whole genome shotgun sequence and includes:
- the LOC137917460 gene encoding uncharacterized protein, which translates into the protein MPRGKGGRRFAAARRRAESPAGQFPPGSCHGTGTRHRVRTWPIGKSGRQHQLVIPVESPNKQFALLIGNSHLRAVVDGYVPMPESRFSFGISATPGGRARDIRTELAATELDRVPDVVVVMATGNGLTAHQTVHQAAEEFGQLLDHVCRRWPTVCVLDFPPRLSVDAEIQSLLRDEYRRVSAARGLRYITVAEHFPLTRRELWAWDG